One window of the Alligator mississippiensis isolate rAllMis1 chromosome 5, rAllMis1, whole genome shotgun sequence genome contains the following:
- the LOC132250661 gene encoding 5-formyltetrahydrofolate cyclo-ligase-like: MQDEIQTEDIIKDIFKQGKECFIPQYKPQSNHMDMLKLVSVEEISSLPVTSWNILQPSDDDIREEAMSRGGLDLILMPGLGFDKNCNRLGRGKGYYDTYLERCMKHPRGKPYTIALAFKEQICESVPVSENDIQIDEVLYEDS; encoded by the coding sequence ATGCAAGATGAAATCCAGACAGAAGACATCATTAAGGACATTTTTAAGCAAGGCAAAGAGTGTTTCATTCCACAGTACAAGCCACAGAGCAACCACATGGATATGCTAAAGTTGGTATCAGTTGAAGAAATTTCTTCACTTCCTGTGACATCCTGGAATATCCTCCAACCCAGTGATGATGACATACGGGAAGAAGCTATGTCCAGGGGGGGTCTTGACCTCATCCTCATGCCAGGCCTTGGGTTCGACAAAAATTGCAACAGactgggaagaggaaagggatacTATGACACCTACCTTGAACGATGTATGAAACACCCCAGAGGGAAACCTTACACCATTGCCTTAGCTTTCAAGGAGCAGATCTGTGAGTCAGTACCAGTGTCAGAAAATGATATCCAAATAGATGAAGTCCTATATGAAGACAGCTAA